CACACAAGGTCCCGGTCTGGCTGGCGCCCTGTTGGTGGGGGCCAGCACGGCCCAGGGGATCGCCGCCGCCACAGGCAGGCCGACCATGGGGATTCACCACCTGGAGGGCCACCTGCTTTCTCCGCTTTTGGATGACCGGGCCAGCGGCCTGGACTTCCCATTTCTGGCCCTGTTGGTCAGTGGCGGCCACACCCAGATCATGCAGGTCGACGGTATAGGCAAGTACACACTTCTTGGCGAAACCATAGATGACGCGGCCGGCGAAGCCTTTGACAAAAGCGCGCAGTTGCTTGGCTTTGGTTACCCGGGCGGGCCAGAGATTGGCAAGTGGGCCATGAAGGGTGACCCCAAAAGGTTTGATCTGCCTCGGCCCCTGCTCAAACGGCCCACCCTGGACTTCAGTTTTGCGGGCTTAAAAACGGCTGTGCTGACCCAAGTCCAGAAACTGCAAAAGGCCGGGGAATTAAACGATCAGTCCCGGGCCGACATGGCCGCCGCCGTTCAATCAGCCATTGTCGATGTGCTGATGGCCAAGTGCCGCAAGGCGATTCTGGATACCGGCATCCGGCAGCTGGTGATCGCGGGGGGCGTGGGGGCCAACGCAGAACTCCGCCAGCAATTAACTGGGCTAGAGAAAACCGATGGGGTACGGGTCTGTTTTCCGGCGCCCAGTCTGTGCACCGATAACGGCGTGATGATCGCCTGGGCAGCAGGGCTGAGAATTCTGGCCGGGGCCGCCACCACGCAGGCAGCCGGCACATTTCAGGTACTGCCCCGCTGGCCACTGGCCCAAGAAAATAAGGCCGCCTAGGATTTTTTCTTAAAAGACTTTTCCTGGCCCGACAGCAGCTGAGCAATATTTTTCTTGTGGCGAATCACCAACAAGACGGCAATGCCCAGCACCGACCAAAACGTGACGTCTAGCCCATGACGCCACAAGGTAATTAGAGGTGCTGCCGTTGCTGCAGTTAAGGCCGCCAGCGACGAAATGCCACTTACCTTGGCCATAAACAGCCAAAGCACCCCCACCATTGCGCCCAGCACAGGGTCAAAGGCAAGCAATACACCAAAGGCCGTGGCCACACCTTTGCCGCCCTGGAAACGAAAATAAACAGGAAACAAATGGCCAAGAAACACACTAAAGCCCGCCACTGCCGTGGCCGCCAAGTGCCAATCCGCAGGCAACAGCAATTCGGCAAATGCTTTGGCCGTTAAGACCATGACCAGGCCCTTGGCCGCATCCCCCAGTAGCGTTAACGCGGCGGCGACTTTGTCGCCACTGCGAAGCACATTGGTGGCACCTGGATTGTGTGAGCCATAGGTACGCGGATCATCGATGCCACGCAGGCGGCTCACCACAATGGCAAAAGAAATTGAGCCCACCAGATAAGACAGCAGGCCAATTAGAAAAATAATGAACTCAAATGACATACCGGGATTCTATGCCCGCGGGTGGTGTTTCGCATGAATCGCCTTCAGGCGATCATTGGCCACATGGGTGTAGACCTGGGTTGTTGAAATATCTGCATGGCCCAACAACATCTGCACAGCACGCAGATCGGCCCCATGGTTCAACAGATGTGTTGCAAAGGCATGCCGCAGCGTGTGCGGGGATACCGACATCTGGATGCCCGCTTTGATCGCGTAGTCTTTAATGATTTTCCAAAAACGCTGGCGACTCATGGCATGGCCGCGATCCGTGACAAATAAATCGTCAGCACTTCTTCCCGATAACAACAGGGGCCTGGACTCGCGCATGTATCGCG
The nucleotide sequence above comes from beta proteobacterium MWH-UniP1. Encoded proteins:
- the tsaD gene encoding tRNA (adenosine(37)-N6)-threonylcarbamoyltransferase complex transferase subunit TsaD, yielding MKDPQIPATTSGQGPAEPAQVLILGIETSCDETGVALVRAHRSGRRGEILAQALHSQVALHAAYGGVVPELASRDHIVRLSPLTERVMADAGVGWTEIDAIAYTQGPGLAGALLVGASTAQGIAAATGRPTMGIHHLEGHLLSPLLDDRASGLDFPFLALLVSGGHTQIMQVDGIGKYTLLGETIDDAAGEAFDKSAQLLGFGYPGGPEIGKWAMKGDPKRFDLPRPLLKRPTLDFSFAGLKTAVLTQVQKLQKAGELNDQSRADMAAAVQSAIVDVLMAKCRKAILDTGIRQLVIAGGVGANAELRQQLTGLEKTDGVRVCFPAPSLCTDNGVMIAWAAGLRILAGAATTQAAGTFQVLPRWPLAQENKAA
- the plsY gene encoding glycerol-3-phosphate 1-O-acyltransferase PlsY, with the protein product MSFEFIIFLIGLLSYLVGSISFAIVVSRLRGIDDPRTYGSHNPGATNVLRSGDKVAAALTLLGDAAKGLVMVLTAKAFAELLLPADWHLAATAVAGFSVFLGHLFPVYFRFQGGKGVATAFGVLLAFDPVLGAMVGVLWLFMAKVSGISSLAALTAATAAPLITLWRHGLDVTFWSVLGIAVLLVIRHKKNIAQLLSGQEKSFKKKS